In the genome of Hymenobacter taeanensis, one region contains:
- a CDS encoding DUF58 domain-containing protein has product MLTPEYLHALQNLSLAARQAAEGLLHGHHVSRRRGAGMEFSQYRPYQPGDDLRRLDWRLAARSDRYYLRESEVETSLTVHLVLDATASMNHRDDNGLSKLEYARLLCAALAYVATQQGDAVALTILHPSGLQHLPARADARQQSRLYHALENVQAAGKFPDAATLAPLTARRQPALLICVSDLYEEADEIGRLLTRLRAAGGEVLLLHVLARNEVEFTYRGAVTFEDLETGQTLQLDADQQRQAWQQHYQEWLRTTASQARRQGFDYYQLSTAAPLDQAMREFLRLRAKVVS; this is encoded by the coding sequence ATGCTGACTCCTGAGTACTTACATGCGCTGCAGAATCTGTCGCTGGCGGCCCGCCAGGCGGCGGAGGGGTTGTTGCACGGCCACCATGTGAGCCGGCGCCGCGGGGCCGGCATGGAGTTCAGCCAGTACCGCCCCTACCAGCCCGGCGACGACCTGCGCCGCCTCGACTGGCGCCTGGCCGCCCGATCCGACCGCTACTACCTGCGCGAATCAGAGGTAGAAACCAGCCTGACGGTGCACTTGGTGCTGGATGCCACCGCCAGCATGAACCACCGCGACGACAATGGCTTGAGCAAGCTGGAGTATGCCCGCCTGCTGTGCGCCGCCTTGGCCTACGTAGCCACCCAGCAGGGCGACGCCGTGGCCCTAACCATACTGCACCCAAGTGGCCTACAGCACCTGCCGGCTCGCGCCGATGCCCGCCAACAGTCGCGCTTATATCACGCGCTGGAAAATGTGCAGGCCGCCGGTAAGTTTCCGGATGCGGCTACCCTGGCCCCCCTCACGGCACGAAGGCAGCCCGCTTTGCTTATCTGCGTGAGTGATTTGTATGAGGAGGCTGATGAAATTGGGCGGCTGCTCACGCGCCTGCGGGCAGCGGGTGGCGAGGTACTGCTCTTGCACGTGCTGGCCCGTAATGAAGTGGAGTTCACGTACCGCGGGGCCGTCACCTTTGAAGACCTGGAGACCGGCCAAACCCTGCAACTCGACGCCGACCAACAGCGCCAGGCGTGGCAGCAGCACTACCAGGAGTGGCTTCGCACTACGGCCTCACAAGCGCGCCGCCAGGGCTTCGACTATTACCAACTCTCCACTGCCGCGCCCCTCGACCAAGCCATGCGGGAATTTCTGCGCCTCCGGGCCAAAGTAGTCAGCTAA
- a CDS encoding GIY-YIG nuclease family protein → MTNPKRTTLYIGVTNDLQRRLEERADNEGQRQTFAGRYFCNHFVHWEEFGDINQAIAREKELKGWRRQKKDALIASTNPDWRDLTNEIMA, encoded by the coding sequence GTGACCAATCCTAAACGCACTACCTTATATATCGGCGTAACCAATGATCTGCAACGCCGCCTTGAGGAGCGCGCGGATAACGAAGGCCAACGCCAGACATTCGCCGGACGCTATTTCTGCAACCACTTTGTGCACTGGGAAGAGTTTGGTGATATCAATCAAGCTATTGCCCGTGAAAAAGAGTTGAAAGGCTGGAGACGCCAGAAGAAAGACGCGTTGATTGCCAGTACCAATCCTGATTGGCGAGACTTAACTAATGAAATAATGGCGTGA
- a CDS encoding outer membrane beta-barrel protein, with product MRKLLSISSLLLFWLPRATTAQVHIQVEPLGPLKLSYGVRVGGQLTGMTAAAPDFRALETRNNYWGGQAGLVFEAALGWLSLQPAIVFTQKGYREKQTGTIELQGVTYKNNSLTYLRLNYLVVPVNMVATVHGVQLLAGPYLGVGLSGHYHDEFDKPMRTSEYYQTYAATSFKRDSEVTFGKVDPYAVNAFRRLDAGYQVGIGYKLGSWQAQATYSHGVKNVYPSPYIGYNPQSKNRGFMLDATYFFANN from the coding sequence ATGCGCAAACTTCTATCCATCAGCTCTTTGTTACTCTTCTGGCTACCACGGGCCACTACCGCGCAGGTGCACATACAGGTGGAGCCTCTTGGCCCATTAAAGCTCAGCTACGGTGTGCGCGTGGGTGGGCAACTTACTGGCATGACCGCCGCTGCCCCTGATTTTCGCGCTCTGGAAACGCGTAACAACTATTGGGGCGGCCAGGCTGGGCTGGTATTTGAGGCAGCCTTGGGGTGGCTGAGCTTGCAGCCAGCCATTGTTTTCACTCAGAAAGGCTACCGTGAAAAGCAAACCGGCACTATTGAACTGCAGGGAGTAACCTACAAAAACAACAGCCTCACCTATCTGCGGCTCAACTACTTAGTGGTGCCAGTAAATATGGTTGCTACAGTACATGGCGTGCAGCTGCTGGCTGGTCCATATCTCGGCGTAGGCCTGAGTGGGCACTACCATGACGAGTTCGATAAACCGATGCGCACTTCGGAATATTACCAAACCTATGCCGCCACCAGTTTCAAGAGGGATTCGGAGGTGACGTTTGGGAAGGTTGATCCGTATGCTGTCAATGCTTTTCGGCGGCTTGATGCGGGCTATCAGGTAGGCATCGGATACAAGCTTGGCTCTTGGCAGGCGCAAGCCACCTATAGCCACGGCGTTAAGAACGTCTATCCAAGCCCTTATATCGGCTATAATCCGCAATCCAAGAACCGGGGCTTCATGTTAGATGCCACGTATTTCTTTGCCAATAACTAG
- a CDS encoding TldD/PmbA family protein yields MKRRDFVGLTGLATGALWLPSIPGFSGTLVDPAQLLADGVDVAVKKRLADAALNAAKAAGATYTDVRIGRYLNQGIFTREKQVQNIASTESYGAGIRVIANGTWGFAATNIVTEAGMAKAAQLAVEIAKANSKVQKEKVQLAPQKGYGEVSWKAPIKQNAFEVPIKDKVDLLLAANAKALDNGASFVNSVLFQVNEQKYFASTDGSYIDQDIHRIYPTFGVTVVDRASGKFRSRQSLSSPMGLGYEYLTPKAEDKVAGPAGSDVIGYKYSYDMLEDAARAAKQAKEKLTAKSVTPGKYDLVLDPHHLGLTIHESVGHPLELDRVLGYEANYAGTSFATLEWKAKGQPYGSKQVNIVADKLQPGSLGAVGYDDEGVKTKEWNLIEQGKLVNYEKIRDQAHIVGQTESDGCCYAQSWSDVQFQRMPNVSLKPSTTKMSVDELVKGVDKGIYIAGNGSFSIDQQRYNSQFGGQVFYAIEKGKITGMLEDVAYQTNTLEFWNSCAGSCDQSDYRFAGFFNDGKGQPSQSSAVSHGSATTRFNAVNVINTARKLS; encoded by the coding sequence TTGAAAAGACGTGATTTTGTGGGCCTGACTGGCCTAGCGACCGGGGCGCTGTGGCTGCCTTCTATTCCGGGTTTCAGCGGAACGCTGGTTGATCCGGCCCAACTATTGGCCGACGGTGTGGATGTAGCCGTGAAGAAGCGCCTAGCCGATGCCGCGCTAAACGCTGCCAAAGCCGCTGGCGCCACTTATACCGATGTACGAATTGGGCGCTACCTCAACCAAGGCATTTTCACCCGCGAGAAGCAGGTGCAGAACATTGCCAGCACGGAGAGTTACGGCGCCGGTATTCGGGTAATTGCCAATGGTACCTGGGGCTTTGCCGCCACCAACATTGTCACGGAGGCCGGAATGGCCAAGGCCGCTCAGCTGGCCGTAGAAATTGCCAAAGCCAACTCCAAAGTACAGAAGGAGAAGGTGCAGCTGGCCCCGCAAAAGGGCTACGGCGAAGTTTCCTGGAAAGCGCCCATCAAGCAGAACGCCTTCGAGGTGCCGATTAAGGATAAAGTTGATTTGTTGCTAGCGGCCAATGCCAAGGCCCTCGATAACGGCGCGAGCTTCGTAAACTCGGTGCTGTTTCAGGTAAACGAGCAGAAGTACTTTGCCTCTACCGACGGTTCTTACATCGATCAGGACATTCACCGCATTTACCCCACGTTTGGCGTAACGGTGGTTGACCGTGCTTCGGGCAAGTTCCGCAGCCGGCAGTCGTTAAGCTCTCCCATGGGCTTGGGTTACGAGTACCTCACGCCCAAAGCCGAGGACAAAGTAGCAGGCCCCGCCGGCTCCGATGTTATTGGCTACAAGTACAGCTACGACATGCTGGAGGACGCTGCCCGCGCCGCCAAGCAAGCCAAGGAAAAGCTGACGGCCAAATCAGTAACGCCTGGCAAGTACGACCTCGTACTGGACCCGCACCACCTGGGCCTGACCATCCACGAGTCGGTAGGCCACCCCTTAGAGCTCGACCGCGTGCTGGGCTACGAGGCCAACTACGCCGGCACCTCCTTTGCCACGCTGGAGTGGAAGGCCAAAGGCCAGCCCTACGGCTCTAAGCAAGTAAATATTGTGGCCGATAAGCTGCAGCCCGGTTCACTGGGCGCCGTAGGCTACGACGACGAAGGTGTAAAGACCAAAGAGTGGAACCTGATTGAGCAGGGCAAGCTCGTGAACTACGAGAAGATCCGGGATCAGGCCCACATTGTGGGTCAGACGGAATCTGACGGGTGCTGCTACGCGCAGTCGTGGAGTGATGTGCAATTCCAGCGCATGCCCAACGTGAGCCTGAAGCCCAGCACCACCAAAATGAGTGTGGATGAGCTGGTAAAAGGCGTCGATAAAGGCATTTACATTGCTGGCAACGGTTCCTTTTCCATTGACCAGCAGCGCTACAACTCCCAGTTTGGTGGGCAGGTGTTCTACGCCATCGAGAAAGGCAAGATTACCGGCATGCTGGAGGATGTGGCCTACCAAACTAATACGCTGGAGTTCTGGAACAGCTGCGCCGGTAGCTGCGACCAGTCGGACTACCGGTTTGCGGGCTTCTTTAACGATGGCAAAGGCCAGCCTTCGCAAAGCTCGGCGGTAAGCCACGGCTCGGCCACTACGCGCTTCAACGCCGTGAACGTGATTAACACGGCCCGCAAACTCAGCTAG
- a CDS encoding DUF4159 domain-containing protein has translation MPASFTFVRLQYHSGDWDAVDERMPANLLHSLVQYTKVPVNPKEKVVALDSPELFRYPFCYLSGHRLVQFSAAERKNFEQYVRGGGFVFVDDCNHDIDGLFARSFEEQMRVCFGASALKKLPKTHPIYSQFFKFPEGPPNTGFELNGWGDDLVHDYLKGIEINGRLGVLYSNKDYGCEWDYDFRNKRFLAEDNTKFGVNILLYALTA, from the coding sequence GTGCCTGCTTCCTTCACTTTCGTGCGTCTGCAATACCACTCCGGCGACTGGGATGCCGTGGATGAGCGGATGCCCGCCAACCTGCTCCACTCCCTGGTGCAATACACCAAGGTACCGGTTAACCCTAAAGAGAAAGTAGTGGCGCTTGACTCGCCTGAGCTCTTCCGCTACCCGTTCTGCTACCTCTCGGGGCATCGGCTGGTGCAGTTTTCCGCCGCTGAACGCAAGAACTTTGAGCAGTACGTGCGGGGGGGAGGCTTTGTGTTTGTGGATGACTGCAACCACGACATCGACGGGCTATTTGCCCGCAGCTTTGAAGAGCAAATGCGTGTGTGCTTCGGCGCCTCCGCCCTGAAAAAGCTACCCAAAACTCACCCCATCTACTCGCAGTTTTTCAAGTTTCCGGAGGGCCCACCCAACACTGGCTTCGAGCTCAACGGCTGGGGCGACGACCTGGTGCACGATTACCTCAAAGGCATTGAAATCAACGGCCGCTTGGGCGTGCTCTACTCCAACAAAGACTACGGCTGCGAGTGGGACTACGACTTCCGCAATAAGCGCTTCCTGGCCGAAGACAACACCAAGTTTGGTGTGAATATCTTGCTCTATGCCCTAACGGCTTAA
- a CDS encoding TldD/PmbA family protein, with protein MAILSKDEAQAILKKVLSFSTADECQANLNGRTVGNIRYARNNVSTAGLSDNISMVVESRFGKRSGVATCNQFDDATLRRCVQRAEEIARLAPEDPEYMPMLGPQQYLTPVSYAASTAAIKPDFRAQVAADSIALAVDKQLTAAGYLEDGAYFQALRNSKGLEAYQQSTGLDFSVTVRTPDGTGSGYAVADFTDVSKFNAKALTQIAVDKAAGSRNAKALEPGKYTVILEPAALVSDEGLLNNLIYSFGAREADEGRSFLSKKGGGNRKGEKLFDSRISIYSDPLNAQAPSSVFDGEGLPVKRMNWVEKGVVKNLYYSRYWAQKSGAEPTAFSGNFIMEGGTQSVQDLIKSTEKGILVTRLWYIRDVDPQTLLFTGLTRDGTFYIENGKIKFPVKNFRFNESPVIMLNNIEAIGRPVRLGGNLVPPLKIRDFTFTSLSDAV; from the coding sequence ATGGCTATACTTTCCAAAGACGAAGCTCAAGCTATTCTTAAGAAGGTGCTGAGCTTCAGCACCGCCGATGAGTGCCAGGCCAACCTGAACGGGCGCACGGTGGGCAACATCCGCTACGCCCGCAACAACGTGAGCACGGCCGGCCTGTCCGACAATATCTCGATGGTGGTGGAGTCGCGGTTTGGTAAGCGCAGTGGCGTGGCTACCTGCAACCAGTTCGACGATGCCACCCTGCGCCGCTGCGTGCAGCGCGCCGAGGAAATTGCCCGCCTTGCGCCCGAAGACCCCGAGTATATGCCTATGCTGGGGCCACAGCAGTACCTCACGCCCGTAAGCTACGCCGCCAGCACCGCCGCCATCAAGCCCGACTTCCGGGCCCAGGTGGCCGCAGATAGCATTGCTCTGGCCGTTGACAAGCAACTTACGGCCGCCGGCTACCTCGAAGACGGGGCCTACTTTCAGGCCCTGCGCAACAGCAAAGGCCTGGAGGCCTACCAGCAAAGCACTGGCCTAGACTTCTCGGTAACGGTGCGCACGCCCGATGGCACTGGCTCCGGCTATGCTGTGGCCGATTTCACCGACGTATCGAAGTTCAACGCCAAAGCCCTGACCCAGATTGCGGTAGACAAGGCGGCCGGCTCGCGCAACGCCAAGGCCCTGGAGCCCGGCAAGTACACCGTGATTCTGGAACCTGCCGCCCTGGTTTCGGATGAGGGGTTGCTGAATAACCTGATTTACTCCTTCGGAGCACGAGAAGCCGATGAAGGTCGCTCCTTCCTTAGCAAAAAGGGCGGCGGCAACCGCAAGGGCGAAAAGCTGTTTGATTCGCGCATCAGCATCTATTCCGATCCGCTTAACGCCCAGGCTCCCAGCTCGGTATTTGATGGCGAAGGCCTGCCTGTGAAGCGCATGAACTGGGTGGAAAAGGGCGTGGTGAAGAATCTTTACTACTCCCGCTACTGGGCCCAGAAAAGCGGCGCCGAGCCTACGGCCTTTTCCGGCAACTTCATCATGGAGGGCGGTACCCAAAGTGTGCAGGACCTGATTAAGAGCACCGAGAAAGGCATTCTGGTGACGCGCCTGTGGTACATCCGCGACGTGGACCCGCAGACGCTGCTGTTCACTGGCCTGACCCGCGACGGAACGTTTTACATCGAGAACGGCAAGATCAAGTTCCCGGTGAAGAACTTCCGCTTCAATGAGAGCCCCGTGATTATGCTCAACAACATTGAGGCCATTGGGCGGCCCGTACGCCTGGGTGGCAACCTGGTACCTCCGCTCAAAATCCGGGACTTCACCTTCACCAGTCTTTCCGACGCCGTGTAA
- a CDS encoding TldD/PmbA family protein has protein sequence MKRRDFVGLTGLATGTLWLPSLPGFGESILVDPARLLETVDPAVKKRLADAALNAAKSAGATYADVRIGRYLNQSIFTREKQVQNIASGESYGAGIRVIANGTWGFAATNIVTEASLAKTAQLAVEIAKANSKVQKEKVQLAPQKGYGEVSWKTPIQRNAFEVPVKEKVELLLAANAKALDNGANFVNSSLFQVNEQKYFASTDGSYIDQDVHRIWPTFSVTAIDRTTGKFRSRDALSSPMGLGYEYLTPKAADKIAGPQGTGLIGYKQSYDILEDATLAAQQAKAKLTAKSVTPGKYDLVLDPNHLGLTIHESVGHPLELDRVLGYEANYAGTSFATMEWKAKNIPYGSKYVNIVADKLQPGSLGAVGYDDEGVKTKEWDLIEQGKLVDYQKTRDQAHIVGQKESDGCSYADSWSTVQFQRMPNVSLRPGKEKMSVDDMIKGVDKGIYIAGRGSFSIDQQRYNFQFGGTVFYAIEKGKIAGQLEDVAYQANTQEFWNSCAGSCDQSDYRLFGSFFDGKGQPSQVSAVSHGSATTRFNAVNVINTARKLS, from the coding sequence TTGAAACGACGCGACTTCGTAGGCCTGACCGGGCTGGCGACCGGGACTTTGTGGCTCCCTTCGCTGCCAGGCTTTGGCGAATCAATTCTAGTGGACCCGGCCCGCCTGCTCGAAACCGTAGACCCCGCCGTGAAAAAGCGGCTGGCTGATGCGGCGCTTAATGCAGCTAAATCTGCTGGCGCTACTTACGCCGATGTACGGATTGGGCGCTACCTCAACCAGAGCATCTTCACCCGCGAAAAGCAGGTACAAAACATTGCCAGCGGCGAAAGCTACGGTGCTGGCATCAGGGTTATTGCCAACGGCACCTGGGGTTTTGCCGCCACCAACATTGTCACGGAAGCCAGCTTGGCTAAAACGGCCCAGCTGGCCGTAGAAATTGCCAAGGCCAACTCCAAAGTGCAGAAAGAGAAGGTGCAGCTGGCCCCGCAAAAGGGCTACGGCGAAGTTTCCTGGAAAACTCCCATCCAGCGCAACGCCTTCGAAGTGCCAGTAAAGGAGAAAGTAGAACTGCTGCTGGCCGCCAACGCCAAAGCCCTCGACAATGGCGCCAACTTCGTAAACTCCAGCCTCTTTCAGGTAAACGAGCAGAAGTACTTTGCCAGCACCGATGGCTCCTATATCGATCAGGATGTACACCGCATCTGGCCTACGTTCAGCGTAACGGCCATTGACCGCACTACCGGCAAGTTCCGCTCGCGCGATGCCCTGAGCTCTCCCATGGGCCTGGGCTACGAGTACCTCACGCCCAAAGCCGCCGACAAAATTGCCGGTCCGCAGGGCACTGGCCTTATCGGCTACAAGCAGAGCTACGATATTCTGGAAGATGCCACTCTGGCCGCCCAGCAGGCTAAAGCCAAGCTCACTGCTAAAAGCGTAACGCCCGGTAAGTACGACCTGGTGCTCGACCCCAACCACCTGGGCCTGACCATCCACGAGTCGGTAGGCCACCCCTTGGAGCTCGACCGTGTGCTGGGTTACGAAGCCAACTACGCCGGTACCTCGTTCGCTACCATGGAGTGGAAGGCGAAGAACATTCCTTACGGCTCCAAATACGTGAACATTGTGGCCGATAAACTGCAGCCCGGCTCGCTGGGTGCGGTGGGCTACGACGATGAGGGCGTAAAAACCAAGGAGTGGGACCTGATTGAGCAGGGCAAGCTGGTAGACTACCAGAAAACGCGCGATCAGGCCCACATTGTGGGTCAGAAAGAATCCGATGGCTGCTCTTACGCCGACTCCTGGAGCACGGTGCAGTTCCAGCGCATGCCCAACGTGAGCCTGCGCCCCGGCAAGGAGAAAATGAGCGTTGATGATATGATTAAGGGCGTGGACAAGGGCATTTACATTGCCGGCCGCGGCTCTTTCTCCATTGACCAGCAGCGCTACAACTTCCAGTTTGGGGGCACCGTGTTCTACGCCATCGAGAAAGGCAAGATTGCGGGCCAGCTCGAAGACGTGGCCTACCAGGCCAACACCCAGGAGTTCTGGAACAGCTGCGCCGGCAGCTGCGACCAGTCGGACTACCGCTTGTTCGGCTCGTTCTTCGACGGCAAGGGTCAGCCTTCACAGGTTTCGGCCGTGAGCCATGGCTCCGCCACCACGCGCTTCAACGCCGTGAACGTGATTAACACGGCCCGTAAACTCAGCTAG
- a CDS encoding AAA family ATPase yields MTEQDVTRLLQKIPQLKQEIGKVIVGQQEVLDEVLVALLAGGHALLEGVPGLAKTLLVRTLAQATDLPFRRIQFTPDLMPTDILGTEVLEEDHGTGHRSFKFNEGPIFASLVLADEINRTPPKTQAALLEAMQEGHVTYAGQEHALPKPFFLLATQNPIEQSGTYPLPEAQLDRFLLYVRIGYPTEQEELAVLSGTTGAVRAEVRPILSGEDVRQLQLLTRQVSISPELLSFVNRLVRATRPATSEVPFIKEYGRWGAGPRAGQALILCAKARALLQGRFAATLEDLRALAPAVLRHRVLLNFNAEAENLTPDDAVAALLAAVKV; encoded by the coding sequence TTGACCGAACAAGACGTAACTCGCCTCCTCCAGAAAATACCGCAGCTCAAACAGGAAATTGGGAAAGTCATTGTAGGCCAGCAGGAGGTGCTGGATGAAGTGCTGGTCGCGCTGCTGGCCGGTGGCCATGCGTTGCTGGAAGGAGTACCTGGCCTGGCTAAGACCCTGCTGGTACGCACCCTGGCCCAGGCCACTGACTTACCGTTCCGCCGCATTCAGTTCACGCCTGACCTGATGCCCACTGATATTTTGGGCACGGAGGTACTCGAGGAAGACCACGGCACCGGCCACCGCTCTTTCAAGTTCAACGAGGGGCCCATCTTCGCCAGCCTCGTGCTGGCTGACGAAATCAACCGGACACCGCCCAAAACGCAGGCGGCCCTGCTGGAGGCCATGCAGGAAGGCCACGTGACCTACGCCGGCCAGGAACACGCCCTGCCCAAGCCATTCTTTTTGCTGGCCACCCAAAACCCCATTGAGCAGTCGGGTACGTATCCGCTGCCCGAAGCCCAGCTCGACCGGTTCCTGCTCTACGTGCGCATTGGCTACCCCACGGAGCAGGAAGAACTGGCCGTATTGAGTGGTACCACCGGTGCCGTGCGAGCCGAAGTACGCCCCATTCTGAGCGGCGAAGATGTCCGGCAGCTGCAGTTACTCACGCGCCAGGTCAGCATCAGCCCGGAGCTGCTGAGCTTCGTGAACCGACTGGTGCGCGCCACTAGGCCGGCTACGTCGGAGGTGCCGTTTATTAAGGAGTATGGTCGATGGGGCGCAGGCCCCCGGGCCGGGCAAGCCCTGATTTTGTGCGCCAAAGCACGAGCCCTGTTACAGGGCCGGTTTGCTGCCACCCTGGAAGACCTGCGGGCCCTGGCCCCAGCCGTATTGCGCCACCGGGTGCTGTTGAACTTCAACGCCGAAGCTGAAAATCTAACTCCCGACGACGCCGTAGCAGCCTTGCTTGCGGCGGTAAAAGTGTGA
- a CDS encoding porin family protein, whose product MKHTLLLILAFMLAVTAAHAQFGVKAGINAAVLDGQDLGATSTKYKTYYHAGVFYEAKLIGPISIQPEVLYSLQGASFKDNFSSYDAKLHYLNVPVLAKVTVGPIFVEAGPQFGVLLRQEADGQISTSASGNGPYSSYKRGDLSLCAGGGLKLGNLLLGGRFNAGVNDINDVRNLSGTNDPRLRNRVIQAYAALQFGK is encoded by the coding sequence ATGAAACACACCTTGCTCCTCATTCTGGCATTCATGCTGGCTGTTACCGCGGCACATGCGCAGTTTGGAGTAAAAGCCGGGATTAACGCCGCCGTGCTGGATGGTCAGGATCTGGGCGCTACTTCAACCAAATACAAGACTTATTACCACGCCGGCGTTTTCTATGAAGCCAAACTAATAGGCCCCATTTCTATTCAGCCCGAGGTACTGTATTCACTGCAGGGGGCATCCTTTAAAGACAATTTCAGTAGTTATGATGCCAAGCTGCATTACCTGAATGTACCTGTTCTGGCGAAGGTTACCGTAGGGCCCATATTTGTAGAAGCCGGGCCGCAGTTTGGGGTGTTGCTACGGCAGGAAGCAGATGGCCAGATTAGCACGTCTGCCTCGGGTAACGGGCCTTACAGCAGCTACAAGCGTGGCGACCTGAGCCTGTGCGCTGGTGGCGGCCTTAAGCTGGGTAATTTGTTGTTAGGCGGCCGGTTTAATGCGGGCGTCAATGACATCAACGACGTCAGGAACCTGAGCGGCACCAACGACCCCCGCCTCAGAAACCGCGTGATACAGGCCTACGCGGCGCTGCAGTTCGGGAAGTAG
- a CDS encoding TldD/PmbA family protein, translating into MAILSKDESQAILKKVLSFSTADECEATLTGSTGGNVRSARNSISTSGGIDNVALSVEARFGKRSGVATCNEFDDATLRRCVQRAEEIARLAPESPEYMPLLGPQKYLESPQAFAKSTANITPAYRAEQVGASMKICDEKKLTSAAFLNDSAGFVAKRNNKGLEAYQQRSGLEFSITVRTPDGTGSGYATADYNDASKFDAALLTRIAADKAAGSRNAKALEPGKYTVILEPAALVANTDASLMQALMSALDARNADEGRSFLSKKGGGNRKGEKLFDERVTIYSDPTNPEIADLTFSGDGRPQQKVTWIEKGVVKNLYSTRYWAQKNSIPDLPRPGGWIMEGGTQSTADLIKGTQRGILVTRLWYIRPVDPQTLLYTGLTRDGTFYIENGKIKHPVKNFRFNESPIIMLNNLEAIGKPVRVGGNLVPPLKIRDFTFTSLSDAV; encoded by the coding sequence ATGGCAATACTTTCCAAAGACGAATCTCAGGCCATCCTTAAGAAGGTTCTGAGCTTTAGCACCGCCGATGAGTGCGAAGCCACTCTAACTGGCTCAACGGGCGGCAACGTACGCTCGGCCCGCAACTCCATCAGCACCAGCGGCGGCATTGATAACGTAGCCCTGTCCGTGGAGGCCCGCTTCGGCAAGCGCAGTGGCGTGGCCACCTGCAATGAGTTTGACGACGCCACCCTGCGCCGCTGCGTGCAGCGCGCTGAGGAAATTGCCCGCCTCGCGCCCGAGAGCCCCGAATATATGCCCCTGCTCGGCCCCCAGAAATACCTGGAGTCGCCGCAGGCGTTTGCCAAGAGCACGGCCAACATCACGCCCGCTTACCGCGCTGAGCAGGTAGGCGCCAGCATGAAAATCTGCGACGAGAAAAAGCTGACCTCTGCGGCCTTCCTCAACGACTCGGCCGGATTTGTGGCCAAGCGCAACAACAAGGGCCTGGAGGCCTACCAGCAGCGCAGTGGCCTGGAGTTCAGCATCACGGTGCGCACGCCCGACGGCACCGGCTCCGGCTACGCCACCGCCGACTACAACGACGCCAGCAAGTTTGACGCGGCTCTGCTGACCCGCATTGCCGCCGATAAAGCGGCCGGCTCGCGCAATGCCAAGGCCCTGGAGCCCGGCAAGTACACCGTAATTCTGGAGCCCGCTGCCCTCGTTGCCAACACCGACGCGTCGCTGATGCAGGCTTTGATGAGTGCTCTTGACGCGCGCAACGCCGACGAAGGCCGCTCGTTTTTGAGCAAAAAGGGCGGTGGCAACCGTAAGGGCGAAAAGCTTTTCGATGAGCGCGTAACCATCTACTCCGACCCTACCAACCCGGAAATTGCGGACCTCACTTTCTCCGGCGACGGTCGGCCCCAGCAAAAGGTAACCTGGATTGAAAAGGGAGTAGTGAAAAACCTCTACTCTACGCGCTACTGGGCCCAAAAGAACAGCATTCCGGACCTACCCCGCCCCGGTGGTTGGATAATGGAAGGCGGCACCCAAAGCACCGCTGACCTTATCAAAGGCACTCAGCGCGGTATTCTGGTAACGCGCCTGTGGTATATCCGCCCCGTTGACCCGCAAACGTTGCTGTACACCGGCCTCACCCGCGACGGAACCTTCTACATCGAAAACGGCAAGATCAAGCATCCCGTGAAGAACTTCCGCTTCAACGAGTCGCCGATTATTATGCTTAACAACCTGGAAGCTATTGGTAAGCCGGTGCGCGTAGGCGGTAACCTGGTGCCCCCGCTCAAAATTCGGGACTTCACCTTCACCAGCCTTTCCGACGCCGTGTAA